The Lysobacter helvus nucleotide sequence GCCGACCAGCTTGCCGCGCGCCGCAAGGGCGTGCGGCGCACGGCGTGGGCGATCGGCCTGGTCGCGCTGGCGATCTACGTCGCGTTCGTGTTGTCCGGGGTCCTGGCGAAGTGAACGATCCGCAGGCCACCACCCCGGCACAGCGCCGCTTCGGCATCGGCAAGATGGTGCTCGTCGCGCTGGCCGCGTTCGCCTTCACCTTCGCGCTGGTGCCGCTGTATCGCATCGCGTGCGAGAAGGTGTTCGGCGTGCGCCTGGAGCGCCAGGCCGTCACCGCGCCGACGGGCAGGAAGGCCAACACCGAGCGCACGGTCACCGTGCTGTTCGATGGCGGCGTCAATTCCAAGTTGCCGTGGGCGTTCAAGCCGGAGCAGGCCACGATGCAGGTGCATCCGGGCCAGCAGTACGAAGCCAGCTACTTCGCGCGCAACGAAAGCACGCGCGCGATCGTGGGCAACGCGGTGCCGTCGGTCGCACCGGCGCGCGCCTCGGGGTACTTCAGCAAGACCGAATGCTTCTGCTTCACCGCGCAGACCCTGGCCGCCGGCGAAGGCCGCGCGATGCCGGTGCGCTTCATCGTCGACCCGGCGTTGCCGGACGACGTCACCACGATCACGCTGTCCTATACCTTCTTCAAGAACGATGCCCTGACGTCGCAGATCGACGCGCCGACGGGTGTGTCGTCCCAGCCGCACGCGGCACCCTGAGCCCAACGAACCACCGGAAACGACCATGGCAGACGCCCACGCCCACGAGACGCACGACACGAACGCCTATTACGTGCCGCATGGCAGCCGCTGGCCGGTGGTCGCGTCGGTCGCGCTGTTCACCACGATGCTGGGCTTCGCCAACTGGCTCAACGACGTCAGCTGGGGCAAGACCGTGTTCTTCCTCGGCATCGCGTTCCTCGCCGCGATCCTGTTCAAGTGGTTCACGGACGTCATCCGCGAATCGCTGCGCGGCTTCTACAACAAGCAGGTCGACACCTCCTTCCGCATGGGGATGGTGTGGTTCATCTTCTCCGAGGTGATGTTCTTCGCCGCGTTCTTCGGTGCGCTGTTCTACGCGCGCCAGTTCGCGTTGCCGTGGCTGCAGGGCGAAGGCCACAAGCTCGCCACGCACGCGGTGCTGTGGTCGGACTTCACCGGTGGCTGGC carries:
- a CDS encoding cytochrome c oxidase assembly protein, whose translation is MVLVALAAFAFTFALVPLYRIACEKVFGVRLERQAVTAPTGRKANTERTVTVLFDGGVNSKLPWAFKPEQATMQVHPGQQYEASYFARNESTRAIVGNAVPSVAPARASGYFSKTECFCFTAQTLAAGEGRAMPVRFIVDPALPDDVTTITLSYTFFKNDALTSQIDAPTGVSSQPHAAP